The following proteins are co-located in the Oncorhynchus clarkii lewisi isolate Uvic-CL-2024 unplaced genomic scaffold, UVic_Ocla_1.0 unplaced_contig_7924_pilon_pilon, whole genome shotgun sequence genome:
- the LOC139403161 gene encoding GPI-linked NAD(P)(+)--arginine ADP-ribosyltransferase 1-like isoform X1 → MGKTCVVVIIIFLGAVAMALTLGLYFGRMFTMNPDPQMNPFPLDMAPKSIDDQYVGCRANMRIQVNTDYLPREKKTSTNFNNAWKEAEEKAKPSIHGLQDEHSKAIYVYTNEEPKIYPDFNREVRDGRSNYGTTFQYHSLHFYLTEAIQILKQRQTTCMTTYRRTNVYFHDVKEYIRFGTFTSSTLNKKIGRDSFGATSCFEITTCFGADISHYSVFTEEREVLIPPYEVFTVTNIQTKSPENNLWCEVVYTLVNTGHQSDLNCKLQNGVKV, encoded by the exons ATGTTTACCATGAACCCGGACCCACAGATG AATCCTTTCCCACTGGACATGGCCCCTAAATCTATTGATGATCAATACGTTGGCTGCAGAGCGAACATGCGCATTCAGGTGAACACAGACTACCTCCCACGTGAGAAGAAAACCAGTACAAACTTCAATAATGCCTGGAAGGAAGCAGAAGAAAAAGCCAAACCGTCTATCCATGGTCTGCAAGATGAACACTCCAAAGCTATATATGTGTACACAAATGAAGAGCCTAAGATCTACCCGGACTTCAACAGAGAAGTTAGAGATGGTAGATCTAATTATGGGACAACATTCCAGTACCATTCCCTGCACTTCTATCTAACTGAAGCCATTCAGATTCTCAAACAAAGGCAAACAACATGCATGACCACCTACCGTAGAACCAATGTGTATTTTCATGATGTCAAAGAATATATCCGTTTCGGCACCTTCACCTCGAGCACTTTAAACAAGAAAATAGGTAGAGATTCATTTGGAGCGACGTCCTGCTTTGAGATCACCACATGTTTTGGAGCTGACATATCACATTACTCTGTAtttacagaagagagagaagtcTTAATTCCTCCCTATGAGGTATTCACAGTGACCAACATCCAGACAAAGTCACCAGAGAATAACCTGTGGTGTGAAGTCGTCTACACATTAGTGAACACTGGACATCAGAGTGACTTGAATTGCAAGTTGCAAAATGGAGTAAAAGTCTAA
- the LOC139403161 gene encoding GPI-linked NAD(P)(+)--arginine ADP-ribosyltransferase 1-like isoform X2: MALTLGLYFGRNPFPLDMAPKSIDDQYVGCRANMRIQVNTDYLPREKKTSTNFNNAWKEAEEKAKPSIHGLQDEHSKAIYVYTNEEPKIYPDFNREVRDGRSNYGTTFQYHSLHFYLTEAIQILKQRQTTCMTTYRRTNVYFHDVKEYIRFGTFTSSTLNKKIGRDSFGATSCFEITTCFGADISHYSVFTEEREVLIPPYEVFTVTNIQTKSPENNLWCEVVYTLVNTGHQSDLNCKLQNGVKV, translated from the coding sequence AATCCTTTCCCACTGGACATGGCCCCTAAATCTATTGATGATCAATACGTTGGCTGCAGAGCGAACATGCGCATTCAGGTGAACACAGACTACCTCCCACGTGAGAAGAAAACCAGTACAAACTTCAATAATGCCTGGAAGGAAGCAGAAGAAAAAGCCAAACCGTCTATCCATGGTCTGCAAGATGAACACTCCAAAGCTATATATGTGTACACAAATGAAGAGCCTAAGATCTACCCGGACTTCAACAGAGAAGTTAGAGATGGTAGATCTAATTATGGGACAACATTCCAGTACCATTCCCTGCACTTCTATCTAACTGAAGCCATTCAGATTCTCAAACAAAGGCAAACAACATGCATGACCACCTACCGTAGAACCAATGTGTATTTTCATGATGTCAAAGAATATATCCGTTTCGGCACCTTCACCTCGAGCACTTTAAACAAGAAAATAGGTAGAGATTCATTTGGAGCGACGTCCTGCTTTGAGATCACCACATGTTTTGGAGCTGACATATCACATTACTCTGTAtttacagaagagagagaagtcTTAATTCCTCCCTATGAGGTATTCACAGTGACCAACATCCAGACAAAGTCACCAGAGAATAACCTGTGGTGTGAAGTCGTCTACACATTAGTGAACACTGGACATCAGAGTGACTTGAATTGCAAGTTGCAAAATGGAGTAAAAGTCTAA